The proteins below are encoded in one region of Scomber japonicus isolate fScoJap1 chromosome 2, fScoJap1.pri, whole genome shotgun sequence:
- the nthl1 gene encoding endonuclease III-like protein 1, giving the protein MTSPYFMHSRARVTRRANQTASRIPTASLGSKLTNRRRDEAPHSSVAVKEEEEEARISEERPSSASLSTGGCHEPQHTAVQPKTESNAVLLTSPHRRRRQVKLEYDNDDGVLPVKTERWEPPEWRKQLGFIREMRSSRDAPVDSMGAEKCYDTEAPAHVRRFQILVSLMLSSQTKDQVTAAAMQKLRAHGCTVENILATDDETLGKLIYPVGFWRNKVKFLKLTSAMLQKEFGGDIPDSVEGLVRLPGVGPKMAHLAMGIAWNQVSGIGVDTHVHRISNRLEWLKKPTKNPEETRKALEEWLPRELWSEINWLLVGFGQQVCLPVNPLCSVCLNQHSCPSAHKTSPTKRPKAGSPRSPSPTSPFHAKTEPGSAVKDERIKEESLPTPVSPTTHRRKLKQH; this is encoded by the exons ATGACCTCTCCTTATTTCATGCACAGCAGAGCCAGAGTCACCCGGAGAGCTAACCAGACAGCCAGCCGCATACCTACGGCCTCTCTCGGGTCCAAACTTACCAACAGACGGAGGGACGAGGCTCCGCATTCCTCCGTGgcggtgaaggaggaggaggaggaggcgaggATCTCTGAGGAAAGACCCTCCTCGGCCTCCTTATCTACGG GTGGTTGCCATGAACCCCAACACACCGCTGTGCAGCCAAAAACAGAATCTAACGCTGTCCTGCTAACGTCACCTCACCGGAGGAGGAGGCAGGTAAAGTTGGAATATGACAACGATGATGGCGTTTTGCCGGTGAAGACAGAGCGCTGGGAGCCGCCTGAGTGGAGGAAACAGTTAGGATTTATTCGTGAGATGAGGAGCAGTCGTGATGCACCTGTAGACAGCATGGGAGCAGAGAAATGCTACGACACAGAAGCTCCTGCACAC GTGAGACGTTTCCAGATATTGGTATCACTCATGCTGTCCAGTCAGACCAAGGACCAGGTGACAGCAGCGGCTATGCAGAAGCTCCGAGCTCACGGCTGCACAGTGGAAAACATACTGGCTACCGATGATGAGACGTTGGGAAAACTTATCTACCCTGTCGGCTTCTGGAGG AATAAGGTGAAGTTTCTGAAGCTGACGTCGGCCATGCTGCAGAAGGAGTTTGGAGGGGACATCCCGGACAGCGTGGAGGGGCTGGTCCGCCTGCCAGGAGTTGGACCCAAGATGGCTCACCTGGCTATGGGCATTGCGTGGAACCAGGTGTCCGGCATAG GTGTGGACACGCATGTGCATCGCATCTCTAACAGGTTGGAGTGGCTCAAGAAGCCGACCAAGAACCCAGAGGAAACACGCAAGGCACTGGAGGAGTGGTTACCTAG GGAGCTGTGGAGTGAGATCAACTGGCTGCTGGTGGGGTTTGGACAGCAggtttgtcttcctgtcaaccctctctgctctgtgtgtctgaacCAGCACAGCTGCCCGTCTGCCCACAAGACCTCTCCCACTAAGAGGCCTAAAGCTGGATCCCCGCGCTCTCCAAGTCCAACTTCTCCCTTCCACGCAAAAACTGAACCTGGATCTGCTGTCAAAGATGAGAGAATAAAAGAGGAGTCACTGCCCACACCTGTTTCCCCCACCACACACAGAAGGAAGCTAAAACAGCATTAA